From a single Nicotiana tabacum cultivar K326 chromosome 8, ASM71507v2, whole genome shotgun sequence genomic region:
- the LOC142163244 gene encoding uncharacterized protein LOC142163244, protein MAEYEACILRLRLSIDINVQELLVIGDSDLLVHQVLGEWATKNTKILLYLHCVQDLIKRFAKIEFNHIPRIQNEFADVIANLSSMIKHTDKNFIDPIPIGIYKQSAYCTYVGEEIDENPWFHVKKYLEKGEYPETATHTQKHTL, encoded by the coding sequence atggcggaATATGAGGCCTGCATCTTACGACTCAGGTTGTCCATTGACATAAATGTTCAGGAACTGCTGGTAATTGGAGATTCCGATCTTTTGGTGCACCAGGTTCTAGGGGAATGGGCTACGAAAAACACCAAAATATTGCTATATTTGCACTGTGTACAAGATCTGATCAAGAGGTTCGCAAAGATAGAGTTCAaccatattccaaggatccagaatgagtttgcgGATGTGATAGCTAATTTGTCCTCCATGATAAAACAcacagacaagaatttcattgatcctatcccaataggaatCTATAAGCAGTCGGCTTATTGCACTTATGTTGGAGAAGAGATTGACgaaaatccatggttccatgtcAAAAAGTACCTGGAAAAGGGAGAATACCCAGAGACTGCTACCCATACTCAGAAGCACACGCTTTGA